From one Variovorax sp. PBL-H6 genomic stretch:
- a CDS encoding TetR/AcrR family transcriptional regulator, translated as MMPDAAARRSRSVASKLHDGDATHTRERILDAAFRRLVSEGYAALSVREIAKDAGVNHALINYHFRSKDQLVIDVLDAANQRLLARQASMYAGDAGFAQKWASARRFYQDDLKSGFVRLQAELWAASLSNAGLREKFLPRLLAWKELVLGAVREALAGLEADGTKLPPPFTPEVIACWISEFWLGMEFADLLGVKEEQAQHRAALDAVQWLLESLDAKAAARNAQVPAARDRSPQ; from the coding sequence ATGATGCCTGATGCTGCCGCCCGCCGGTCTCGATCTGTCGCCTCGAAGCTTCACGACGGTGACGCGACGCACACACGGGAGCGCATCCTCGATGCGGCGTTCAGGCGTCTGGTGTCCGAAGGCTACGCAGCGTTGAGCGTGCGCGAGATCGCGAAGGACGCCGGCGTCAACCACGCGTTGATCAACTACCACTTCCGCAGCAAGGACCAGTTGGTCATCGATGTGCTCGATGCCGCCAACCAGCGGCTGCTGGCACGACAAGCATCGATGTACGCGGGCGACGCCGGCTTTGCGCAGAAATGGGCCAGCGCGCGGCGCTTCTACCAGGACGACCTGAAATCGGGATTCGTGCGCTTGCAAGCGGAGCTGTGGGCGGCCAGCCTGTCGAACGCCGGTCTGCGCGAGAAGTTCCTGCCGCGGCTGCTGGCCTGGAAGGAGCTCGTGCTGGGCGCAGTGCGCGAGGCGCTTGCAGGCCTGGAGGCCGACGGCACGAAGCTGCCGCCCCCGTTCACGCCCGAAGTCATTGCCTGCTGGATCTCGGAGTTCTGGCTCGGCATGGAATTCGCCGACCTGCTGGGCGTGAAGGAAGAGCAGGCCCAGCACCGCGCGGCGCTGGATGCCGTGCAGTGGCTGCTCGAATCGCTGGACGCCAAGGCCGCGGCCCGCAACGCCCAAGTGCCCGCGGCGCGCGACCGGAGCCCGCAATGA
- a CDS encoding HPF/RaiA family ribosome-associated protein encodes MREETSFGRGAEELTVCIPVFALFAYTRAGPPCAASGFDFLPEVYVEIHINTGNGMENRESLERWADQEIRESLSRYAQDIRRAEVHLSDVNSDKGGADDKRCLIEVHLPQHPPIAVSHQAPSLDAAFRGAEPKALRALESVLGKAKKHRDRTTIRNDPEII; translated from the coding sequence ATGCGTGAAGAGACCTCCTTCGGCCGGGGTGCCGAAGAGCTGACAGTTTGCATACCCGTCTTTGCTCTGTTCGCCTACACCCGAGCCGGGCCGCCGTGCGCAGCTTCTGGGTTTGACTTTCTTCCGGAGGTATACGTGGAAATCCACATCAACACAGGCAACGGCATGGAAAACCGCGAATCGCTCGAGCGGTGGGCGGACCAGGAGATTCGCGAGAGCCTCTCGCGGTACGCGCAAGACATCAGGCGCGCGGAGGTGCACCTGTCCGATGTCAACAGCGACAAGGGCGGAGCGGATGACAAGCGTTGCCTGATCGAGGTGCACCTGCCACAGCACCCGCCCATCGCCGTGTCGCATCAGGCCCCTTCACTGGATGCGGCGTTCCGAGGAGCCGAGCCAAAGGCGCTGCGGGCCCTCGAGAGCGTGCTCGGCAAAGCGAAGAAGCATCGCGACCGCACCACGATCCGCAACGACCCCGAAATCATCTAG
- a CDS encoding DUF6719 family protein, which translates to MRLQSISLGVQSALYVLMAGTACAAPASVEVLKQMPPKGSVRQGDVVYVDDGRCPAGEVTRITGGNQQTGVARQVECVKRPPSAGVPKS; encoded by the coding sequence ATGAGGCTACAGTCAATTTCATTGGGCGTTCAATCAGCCCTTTACGTGCTCATGGCCGGCACTGCATGCGCAGCGCCAGCATCCGTGGAAGTGCTCAAGCAAATGCCGCCCAAGGGTAGCGTGCGCCAGGGAGACGTGGTCTACGTCGACGATGGCCGCTGCCCGGCGGGCGAGGTGACAAGGATTACCGGGGGCAACCAGCAGACAGGGGTTGCCCGGCAGGTCGAATGCGTGAAGAGACCTCCTTCGGCCGGGGTGCCGAAGAGCTGA
- a CDS encoding serine hydrolase domain-containing protein: MKKNAASAWLRPALDYIPAWLAFQLERHQQVGCSVAIAQGQELVAEFALGAADLGTGESLTPRHRFRIASHSKTFTASGVMLLREQGKLGLDDPIGRHVGGLHKELAKARIGELLSHGAGVVRDGADSGQFLDRRPFLSRAELRAELAKKQPLAPGLQLKYSNHGYGLLGLMIEEITSTEYTAWIARHVVKAAGLRETVPDMPQLPRSAPLAKGHSTEFPFGQRLIVPGDNVCDAIGPAGGFVSTAADVARFFAQLAPESRKSILSPASRREMMHRRWRDPCSMQESHYGYGTMMSGPGPKEWYGHTGGLQGFVSRTARFPESGFTITVLCNAQDGWSYAWVDGIQSILSAFKRHGAPGRKQAAWNGRWWSMWGASDLVAMGQVVCHVAPAMSVPFDGATTEFDVSGKDSGVIARTSGYNSPGQSIRLVRDRKGNPAGLWVGGTQLLPKEAMMAEARQRYRKAAAS; encoded by the coding sequence ATGAAGAAGAACGCCGCCTCCGCCTGGCTCCGGCCGGCCCTCGACTACATTCCGGCCTGGCTCGCCTTCCAGCTCGAACGGCACCAGCAGGTCGGCTGCAGCGTGGCGATTGCGCAGGGCCAGGAACTCGTCGCGGAGTTCGCGCTAGGCGCGGCCGACCTGGGTACCGGCGAGTCGCTCACGCCGCGGCATCGCTTCCGCATCGCCTCGCACTCCAAGACCTTCACCGCCAGTGGTGTCATGCTGCTGCGCGAGCAGGGCAAGCTCGGCCTCGACGATCCGATCGGCCGCCATGTGGGCGGCCTGCACAAGGAACTCGCCAAGGCGCGCATCGGCGAGCTCCTGTCCCATGGTGCCGGCGTCGTGCGCGACGGCGCCGACAGCGGGCAGTTCCTCGACCGGCGGCCCTTCCTGTCGCGCGCCGAGTTGCGAGCGGAACTGGCGAAGAAGCAGCCGCTCGCGCCCGGCCTTCAGCTCAAGTACTCCAACCATGGCTACGGGCTGCTGGGGCTGATGATCGAGGAGATCACCAGTACCGAGTACACGGCCTGGATCGCCCGCCACGTCGTCAAGGCAGCCGGCCTGCGCGAGACGGTGCCCGACATGCCGCAGCTGCCTCGATCGGCCCCGCTGGCGAAGGGCCACAGCACCGAGTTCCCGTTCGGGCAGCGCCTGATTGTTCCGGGCGACAACGTGTGCGACGCCATCGGGCCGGCCGGGGGTTTCGTCTCGACCGCGGCGGACGTGGCCCGCTTCTTCGCGCAGCTCGCGCCCGAGAGCAGGAAGAGCATCCTCTCGCCCGCCAGCCGGCGCGAGATGATGCATCGCCGCTGGCGCGACCCCTGCAGCATGCAGGAATCGCACTACGGCTACGGGACCATGATGAGCGGCCCCGGGCCAAAGGAGTGGTATGGACACACCGGCGGCCTGCAGGGCTTCGTTTCGCGCACGGCACGTTTCCCGGAGTCGGGCTTCACGATCACCGTGCTGTGCAACGCGCAGGATGGTTGGTCCTACGCGTGGGTCGACGGCATCCAGAGCATTCTTTCGGCATTCAAGCGGCACGGCGCGCCGGGCCGCAAGCAGGCGGCCTGGAATGGCCGCTGGTGGAGCATGTGGGGTGCCAGCGATCTGGTCGCCATGGGCCAGGTGGTCTGCCATGTCGCGCCGGCGATGAGCGTGCCCTTCGATGGCGCGACGACGGAGTTCGACGTCTCGGGCAAGGACAGCGGCGTCATTGCCAGGACCTCCGGGTACAACAGCCCTGGCCAATCGATCCGACTGGTGCGCGATCGCAAGGGCAATCCGGCCGGGCTGTGGGTGGGTGGCACCCAGCTGTTGCCCAAGGAAGCCATGATGGCCGAGGCCCGGCAGCGCTATCGCAAGGCTGCGGCCTCATGA
- a CDS encoding cytochrome c biogenesis protein DipZ produces the protein MIILAIAFLGGVLTILSPCILPVLPFVFARADRPFRSHGLPMLSGMALAFTGIATLAAVGGSWVVELNEYGRYAAMALLAVFGLTLLLPAWADRMSRPLVALGMRLSQTEAGSPSARPPVLSPLLLGIGTGLLWAPCAGPILGLILTGAALNGASAGTSLLLLAYAAGACTSLAAALLFGGRVFSALKGSLRTGEWVRHAAGAAVLVGVGAIALGLDTGLLSQLSFATTSELEKTLLEKIEHRPAPPSLPRPGAGIDEPAMLPTAAREPAPARVLGTEGHFPPLAGATEWINSDPLTPEGLRGKVVLVDFWTYSCINCLRTLPYLRAWADKYKDAGLVVLGVHAPEFAFEKRSSNVRKATKDLGIGFPVAVDNDFAIWRGFGNRAWPAFYFIDALGRIRHHQFGENQYEEAEQVIQQLLQEAGRAQVPSGRVAPQGLGVQAAAASIAAASEETYLGYERGHNFASPGGVARDRANEYQGPASLPTNQWALAGDWTVERERAVLNRVDGRIAYRFHARDLHLVLGPSADGTPVRFKVLLDGKAPLADHGFDVDAQGNGVIDGQRLYQLVRQADGKERLFEIEFMDPGVQAYAFTFG, from the coding sequence ATGATCATTCTTGCGATTGCCTTTCTCGGGGGCGTCCTCACCATCCTGAGCCCGTGCATCCTGCCGGTGCTTCCCTTCGTGTTCGCACGCGCCGACCGCCCGTTCCGTTCGCACGGACTGCCGATGCTGTCGGGGATGGCGCTTGCCTTCACCGGCATTGCCACACTGGCCGCAGTGGGTGGCAGCTGGGTTGTCGAGCTCAACGAATACGGACGCTACGCGGCCATGGCCCTGCTCGCCGTGTTCGGCCTGACACTGCTGTTGCCCGCGTGGGCCGACCGCATGAGCAGGCCCCTCGTTGCGCTCGGCATGCGGCTGTCCCAGACCGAAGCGGGGTCTCCATCCGCGCGCCCGCCGGTCCTGTCGCCGCTCCTGCTCGGCATCGGCACAGGTCTGCTGTGGGCGCCCTGCGCAGGACCGATCCTCGGGCTGATCCTGACGGGGGCCGCGCTCAACGGCGCCAGCGCCGGCACCTCGTTGCTGCTGCTGGCGTACGCCGCGGGCGCGTGCACCTCGCTTGCCGCCGCGCTGTTGTTCGGCGGGCGCGTGTTCTCGGCACTCAAGGGATCGCTGCGGACCGGCGAATGGGTCCGGCATGCCGCCGGTGCGGCAGTCCTGGTCGGCGTCGGCGCGATCGCGCTCGGCCTCGACACGGGCCTGCTCAGCCAGCTCTCGTTCGCGACCACCTCGGAGCTGGAAAAGACGCTGCTGGAGAAGATCGAGCATCGGCCAGCGCCGCCGTCCCTCCCACGCCCGGGCGCCGGCATCGACGAGCCCGCCATGCTGCCGACCGCGGCGCGCGAACCGGCCCCGGCACGCGTGCTTGGAACGGAAGGCCACTTCCCTCCCCTGGCGGGCGCAACCGAATGGATCAACTCCGATCCGCTCACACCCGAAGGCCTGCGCGGCAAGGTCGTGCTGGTGGACTTCTGGACCTACTCGTGCATCAACTGCCTGCGCACGCTGCCCTACCTCCGCGCATGGGCCGACAAGTACAAGGACGCAGGACTGGTGGTGCTCGGCGTGCATGCGCCCGAGTTCGCCTTCGAGAAGCGCTCTTCCAACGTGCGCAAGGCCACGAAGGACCTCGGCATCGGGTTCCCGGTTGCCGTCGACAACGACTTTGCCATCTGGCGCGGATTCGGCAACCGGGCCTGGCCGGCCTTCTACTTCATCGATGCGCTGGGGCGCATACGTCACCACCAGTTCGGGGAAAACCAGTACGAGGAGGCGGAGCAGGTCATCCAGCAATTGCTGCAGGAGGCGGGGCGGGCCCAGGTGCCATCCGGGCGGGTCGCGCCGCAGGGCCTGGGCGTCCAGGCCGCGGCGGCGTCCATCGCTGCAGCATCGGAGGAGACCTACCTGGGCTACGAGCGCGGCCACAACTTTGCGTCGCCGGGCGGCGTGGCGCGCGATCGCGCAAACGAGTACCAAGGCCCCGCTTCCTTGCCGACGAACCAATGGGCGCTGGCAGGCGACTGGACGGTCGAGCGCGAGCGCGCGGTGCTGAACCGCGTCGATGGACGCATCGCCTATCGCTTTCATGCGCGCGACCTGCACCTGGTGCTCGGCCCCTCGGCTGACGGCACGCCGGTGCGATTCAAGGTGCTGCTGGACGGCAAGGCGCCGCTGGCGGACCATGGCTTCGACGTCGACGCACAGGGCAACGGGGTCATCGACGGGCAACGGCTTTACCAGCTGGTTCGACAAGCGGACGGGAAGGAGCGCTTGTTCGAGATCGAGTTCATGGACCCGGGAGTGCAGGCCTACGCGTTCACTTTCGGGTGA
- a CDS encoding ATP-binding protein, whose amino-acid sequence MTPRSLFARVTLIIVVGLAIAQLLTFAAIRYERGMALRELMMTGIERDIASSIAMLDHLPAAEREAWLGRLERRNYRFMLGGGVTGPQPASQQSQEFAAAIVTALRPFEVVKVAQSTGDDVRIEVRLTDGSPVVVDARRVGMPVSNWVVWVLLLQLAVLGTCAWFAVRLVTRPLARLAQAADELGPDLKGRMLAEEGPSEVAHAARAFNAMQRRIAGYMAERVEILAAISHDLQTPITRMRLRTEMMDNEKDQLKFRQDLDAMNALVTEGVTYAKTLHGATEPPCRVDADALLESMVADYQDSGQPVHLEGRIGGPVVTRPNALRRILANLVDNALKFASDVRMEVRVGADRLVIAITDNGPGIPHDQLEAVLKPFYRVEGSRNRSTGGTGLGLAIAHQLAIAMGAELSLHNRDGGGLEARVAMPLQRDPAS is encoded by the coding sequence ATGACGCCTCGCTCCCTGTTCGCGCGGGTGACGCTCATCATCGTGGTGGGTCTCGCGATCGCGCAGCTGCTGACCTTCGCGGCCATCCGCTACGAGCGCGGCATGGCGCTTCGCGAGCTGATGATGACCGGCATCGAGCGCGACATTGCGAGCTCGATCGCCATGCTGGACCACCTGCCCGCAGCCGAGCGCGAGGCCTGGCTGGGACGGCTGGAGCGGCGCAACTACCGCTTCATGCTGGGCGGCGGCGTCACCGGCCCGCAGCCTGCTTCGCAGCAGTCGCAGGAATTCGCCGCGGCCATCGTCACGGCGCTGCGGCCCTTCGAAGTGGTGAAGGTGGCGCAGTCCACCGGGGACGACGTCCGCATCGAGGTCAGGCTGACGGATGGCAGCCCGGTGGTCGTCGATGCGCGCCGGGTCGGCATGCCGGTGTCGAACTGGGTCGTGTGGGTGCTGCTGCTGCAGCTCGCGGTGCTCGGCACTTGCGCGTGGTTCGCGGTGCGCCTGGTCACGCGGCCGCTGGCCCGCCTGGCGCAGGCCGCGGACGAGCTCGGGCCCGACCTGAAGGGCCGGATGCTCGCGGAGGAAGGCCCATCCGAAGTGGCGCATGCGGCGCGCGCGTTCAACGCCATGCAGCGCCGCATCGCCGGCTACATGGCCGAGCGCGTGGAAATCCTGGCTGCCATCTCCCACGATCTGCAGACGCCCATTACCCGGATGCGGCTGCGCACCGAGATGATGGACAACGAGAAGGATCAGCTGAAGTTCCGCCAGGACCTCGACGCCATGAACGCGCTGGTCACGGAAGGTGTCACCTATGCGAAGACCTTGCACGGCGCCACGGAGCCGCCGTGCCGCGTCGACGCCGACGCGCTGCTCGAGAGCATGGTCGCCGACTACCAGGACTCGGGCCAGCCAGTGCATCTTGAAGGTCGGATCGGCGGCCCCGTCGTGACGCGTCCGAATGCGTTGCGCCGCATCTTGGCGAACCTGGTCGACAACGCGCTGAAGTTCGCGAGCGACGTGCGCATGGAGGTGCGCGTCGGTGCGGACCGGCTCGTCATCGCCATCACCGACAACGGGCCGGGCATTCCCCACGATCAGCTCGAGGCCGTGCTCAAGCCCTTCTACCGGGTCGAAGGCTCTCGCAACCGGAGCACCGGGGGAACAGGACTTGGCCTGGCCATCGCACACCAGCTTGCCATCGCGATGGGCGCGGAGCTGAGCTTGCACAACCGCGACGGGGGCGGGCTGGAGGCCCGCGTTGCCATGCCACTCCAACGGGACCCCGCATCATGA
- a CDS encoding thioredoxin family protein: MNIRFSASLFAVALVASLAALTFAGPPQGGSMTVAARQPAPEFRDIEKWLNSQPLKMEALRGKVVLVDFWTYTCINCLNHLPYVKDWHARYKDSGLVVVGVHTPEFAYEKSTKNVQKAIERLEITHAVAQDNNYATWKAFGNQYWPAVYLIDKQGRIVYSHFGEGSYAATEKKIQALLAEGP, encoded by the coding sequence ATGAACATCCGCTTCAGTGCCTCCCTCTTCGCCGTGGCCCTCGTGGCCTCGTTGGCAGCCCTGACCTTTGCCGGCCCCCCACAGGGCGGCAGCATGACCGTTGCTGCCCGGCAGCCGGCACCCGAGTTCCGGGACATCGAGAAGTGGCTCAACTCCCAGCCCTTGAAGATGGAAGCGCTGCGCGGCAAGGTGGTCCTGGTCGACTTCTGGACCTACACCTGCATCAACTGCCTGAACCATCTTCCCTACGTGAAGGACTGGCATGCGAGGTACAAGGACAGCGGCCTGGTCGTGGTCGGCGTGCATACGCCCGAGTTTGCGTACGAGAAGTCCACGAAGAACGTGCAGAAGGCCATCGAGCGGCTGGAGATCACCCATGCAGTCGCGCAGGACAACAACTATGCAACCTGGAAGGCCTTCGGCAACCAGTACTGGCCTGCCGTCTACCTGATCGACAAGCAGGGCCGCATCGTCTACTCGCATTTCGGCGAGGGCAGCTACGCAGCTACCGAAAAGAAGATCCAGGCCCTTCTGGCAGAGGGACCATGA